A DNA window from Fragaria vesca subsp. vesca linkage group LG3, FraVesHawaii_1.0, whole genome shotgun sequence contains the following coding sequences:
- the LOC101307576 gene encoding putative pentatricopeptide repeat-containing protein At1g12700, mitochondrial-like: MGFSLSVLGHFFKLGRQSNAISYNTLINGFVLKNKIQEAARIFSKMLQGGHCVPDVVTFSTIIKGLCRRGDNNAAIQLLRKMDDRGCKANIVIYSTIIDSLCKDRLVVDAMNLFSEMISRGIAPNVVTYTSLIQGVCNTGQFEEATKLLYEMASRNIYPNVVTYSVLVDGLCKEGKVVEANSVVEIMIRKDIEPDVVTYNSLMDGYCLRGEMGEARKVFDLMLRKGRMVDVWSCSILINGYSKHKKIDQAIELFEEMFRLEILPDTIVYNTLIDGFCKAGRMQEAEKLFSRMLSCGQLPNVETYAILLDGLCSSQQLSRAMELLREMEDNKMELNTVIYNIIIKGMWKAGRLKSATDFFSSLSSKGVVPNVRTYTMMINGLCNGGLLVEAEKLLREMEAKGCSPDDCTYNIIIRGFIHNNEISRAVQHIEEMKEMGFSADASTMELIIDLLSKDKLGGPSYSYEVLLGRRDATTTSINDANRNLPPPFFNFPQLLSNFQSHGLDLQDLVLLSAGHTIGLARCTTFRTRIYNETNIDPVFAASLKQGCPSNGGDDNTAPLDSTTASFDTDHFKALLEKKGLLHSDQELFKGDGSDSDNLVQHYANNPKDFAVDFGASLIKMGNMKPLTGSGGEIRLNCRKIN; the protein is encoded by the exons ATGGGATTTAGTTTATCTGTGTTGGGACACTTCTTCAAATTGGGTCGTCAATCGAATGCCATCAGCTACAATACTCTAATCAACGGCTTTGTTCTCAAGAATAAAATTCAAGAGGCAGCACGGATTTTCAGCAAAATGCTGCAGGGAGGTCATTGCGTGCCCGATGTGGTTACTTTCAGCACAATTATAAAGGGACTCTGCCGGAGGGGTGACAACAATGCAGCTATTCAGTTGCTCAGGAAGATGGACGATAGAGGTTGTAAGGCTAACATAGTCATCTATAGCACGATCATTGACAGTCTTTGCAAGGACAGACTAGTTGTTGATGCAATGAACCTCTTCTCTGAAATGATTAGTAGGGGAATTGCTCCGAACGTTGTTACTTACACCTCTTTGATTCAAGGAGTTTGCAACACAGGTCAGTTTGAAGAAGCTACAAAGCTGTTATATGAAATGGCGAGTAGAAATATCTACCCAAATGTAGTCACCTACAGTGTCTTGGTTGATGGACTTTGTAAGGAGGGGAAAGTCGTGGAAGCCAATAGTGTGGTTGAAATCATGATCCGAAAAGATATTGAGCCGGATGTCGTTACCTACAATTCACTAATGGATGGTTACTGTTTGCGAGGTGAAATGGGTGAAGCAAGAAAAGTCTTTGATCTAATGCTCCGCAAGGGCCGCATGGTTGATGTTTGGAGTTGTAGTATATTGATAAATGGATACAGCAAACATAAAAAGATTGATCAGGCAATTGAGCTTTTTGAGGAAATGTTTCGTTTGGAAATTCTTCCCGATACGATTGTTTACAACACTCTTATTGACGGTTTTTGTAAAGCAGGGAGAATGCAAGAAGCAGAAAAGTTGTTCTCTCGGATGCTAAGTTGCGGCCAACTTCCAAATGTTGAGACTTATGCCATTTTGCTTGACGGCCTATGTAGCAGCCAACAACTTTCAAGGGCAATGGAACTGCTTAGAGAGATGGAAGACAACAAGATGGAACTGAATACTGTAATTTACAACATTATCATTAAAGGTATGTGGAAAGCTGGAAGACTTAAATCTGCAACAGACTTCTTCTCTAGTTTGTCATCAAAAGGAGTTGTGCCTAATGTGAGGACTTACACTATGATGATTAATGGACTCTGTAATGGAGGCCTGTTGGTTGAAGCGGAAAAGCTGCTTAGAGAAATGGAAGCGAAAGGCTGTTCTCCAGATGATTGTACATATAACATCATCATCCGAGGGTTTATTCATAACAACGAGATATCAAGGGCTGTGCAACATATTGAAGAGATGAAGGAGATGGGGTTCTCTGCAGACGCATCAACTATGGAATTGATAATTGATTTGTTGTCTAAAGATAAA TTGGGAGGTCCGTCCTATTCCTATGAAGTATTGTTGGGTAGAAGAGATGCAACAACTACAAGCATAAACGATGCCAACAGAAACCTTCCACCTCCGTTTTTCAACTTCCCTCAACTTCTTTCCAACTTTCAATCCCATGGTTTAGACCTACAAGACCTAGTCCTTCTCTCGGCTGGCCACACCATCGGACTGGCTAGGTGTACCACCTTCCGGACCAGGATTTACAACGAAACCAACATAGACCCTGT ATTTGCAGCCTCCCTGAAACAAGGTTGTCCTTCAAATGGTGGGGATGACAACACGGCGCCACTAGACTCAACGACAGCGAGTTTCGATACTGATCACTTCAAGGCTTTGCTGGAGAAGAAGGGTCTGCTCCACTCTGACCAGGAGCTCTTTAAAGGCGATGGTAGTGACAGTGACAACCTGGTGCAGCATTACGCTAACAATCCGAAAGACTTTGCAGTTGATTTTGGAGCTTCCTTGATCAAGATGGGTAACATGAAGCCTCTCACTGGATCTGGTGGTGAGATTAGACTCAACTGCAGGAAAATCAACTAA
- the LOC101307292 gene encoding cationic peroxidase 1-like: MAGRQSVLVWVGIVAAVAIALIPTCTTAQLDPDVYKKSCPQALPIIRSVVKKAINREARIGASLLRLHFHDCFVNGCDGSVLLDDSANFTGEKTAFPNLNSIRGFDVVDDIKATLNSVCHGNVVSCADILAVAARDSVEILGGPSYSYEVLLGRRDATTTSINDANRNLPPPFFNFPQLLSNFQSHGLDLQDLVLLSAGHTIGLARCTTFRTRIYNETNIDPEFAASLKQGCPSNGGDDNTAPLDSTTARFDTDYFKALLEKKGLLHSDQELFKGDGSDSDNLVQHYANNPKDFAVDFGASMIKMGNMKPLTGSDGEIRLNCRKIN, translated from the exons ATGGCCGGACGTCAATCTGTCTTAGTTTGGGTTGGTATTGTTGCTGCAGTAGCAATTGCGTTGATCCCTACGTGCACTACAGCACAACTTGATCCTGATGTGTATAAGAAATCGTGTCCTCAGGCATTGCCGATCATCAGATCAGTTGTCAAGAAAGCGATTAATCGCGAGGCACGCATCGGAGCATCGCTACTACGACTTCACTTCCATGACTGCTTTGTTAAC GGGTGTGATGGATCAGTTTTGCTGGATGACTCTGCTAACTTCACTGGTGAGAAGACGGCATTTCCAAATCTGAACTCCATTAGAGGTTTTGACGTCGTCGATGATATCAAGGCAACTCTCAATAGCGTTTGCCATGGAAATGTGGTCTCATGCGCAGACATCTTAGCTGTGGCAGCTCGTGACTCCGTTGAGATT TTGGGAGGTCCGTCCTATTCCTATGAAGTGTTGTTGGGCAGAAGAGATGCAACAACTACAAGCATAAACGATGCCAACAGAAACCTTCCACCTCCGTTTTTCAACTTCCCTCAACTTCTTTCCAATTTTCAATCCCATGGTTTAGACCTACAAGACCTAGTCCTTCTCTCGGCTGGCCACACCATCGGACTGGCTAGGTGCACCACCTTCCGGACCAGGATTTACAACGAAACCAACATAGACCCTGAATTTGCAGCCTCCCTAAAACAAGGTTGTCCTTCAAATGGTGGAGATGACAACACGGCGCCGCTAGACTCAACGACAGCAAGATTCGATACTGATTACTTCAAGGCTTTGCTGGAGAAGAAGGGTCTGCTCCACTCTGACCAGGAGCTCTTTAAAGGCGATGGTAGTGACAGTGACAACCTGGTGCAGCATTACGCTAACAATCCGAAAGACTTTGCAGTTGATTTTGGAGCTTCCATGATCAAGATGGGTAACATGAAGCCTCTCACTGGATCTGATGGTGAGATTAGGCTCAACTGCAGGAAAATCAACTAG